Proteins co-encoded in one Phycisphaerae bacterium genomic window:
- the hemE gene encoding uroporphyrinogen decarboxylase, with amino-acid sequence MLRNDLVLRAARGERTPRTPVWLMRQAGRFDPQYRDLRQRADLPLELLFRHVDLSVEISLLPRRFGVDAIIFFQDILTPLAPMGADFVFRPGPVLESPIRDESGLARLRPYDPQQELPFIPATLQALKRELDGELPLLGFGGAPLTLAFFLLEGGSPHPDPQRTRSLMEQSPRVMHDLLDKLTAMTASYLASQIESGVDAVQLFESAADLVSLEAYEEFALPYQQRVFEAIGKRVPKILFAKDFADVELLTRAGADVISLSSAVDLAEARARIGPGVAVQGNVNNRLMVEGSPEAVEAAARRCIEAGNHSGHILNLGHGLLQDTPVENVQRLVNTAREMRLNDVAGATKPG; translated from the coding sequence ATGTTGCGAAATGATCTGGTATTGCGGGCGGCCCGGGGCGAGCGGACGCCGCGCACCCCGGTCTGGCTGATGCGCCAGGCGGGGCGGTTCGATCCGCAGTACCGCGACCTCCGCCAGCGGGCGGACCTTCCGCTGGAATTGCTTTTCCGCCACGTCGATCTGAGTGTGGAGATCTCCCTGCTGCCCAGGCGATTCGGCGTTGACGCAATCATCTTCTTTCAGGACATCCTCACGCCACTGGCGCCGATGGGCGCGGACTTCGTATTCCGACCCGGTCCCGTGCTGGAGTCGCCCATCCGCGACGAATCCGGTCTCGCCCGGCTTCGACCGTACGATCCGCAGCAGGAGCTGCCCTTCATTCCCGCGACACTGCAGGCGCTGAAGCGCGAACTCGACGGCGAATTGCCATTGCTGGGCTTTGGAGGTGCGCCGCTGACGCTGGCGTTCTTTTTGTTGGAGGGCGGCAGCCCGCATCCCGATCCGCAGCGGACAAGATCCCTGATGGAGCAGTCGCCGCGGGTTATGCACGATCTGCTCGATAAATTGACCGCGATGACCGCATCCTACCTGGCATCGCAGATTGAATCGGGCGTGGATGCGGTGCAGCTTTTCGAATCTGCTGCAGACCTGGTTTCTCTGGAGGCGTACGAGGAATTCGCCCTGCCGTACCAGCAGCGCGTGTTCGAGGCGATTGGAAAGCGCGTGCCGAAGATCCTGTTTGCCAAGGACTTCGCGGATGTGGAACTGCTTACCCGCGCCGGCGCGGATGTCATCAGCCTGTCATCGGCTGTCGATCTCGCCGAAGCGCGCGCAAGGATAGGGCCGGGCGTCGCTGTTCAGGGGAACGTGAACAATCGGCTGATGGTGGAAGGATCGCCCGAAGCAGTCGAGGCGGCAGCGCGGCGCTGCATCGAAGCGGGAAATCACAGTGGCCACATCCTCAATCTTGGCCACGGCCTCCTTCAGGACACGCCGGTCGAAAACGTGCAGCGGCTTGTGAATACCGCCCGTGAAATGCGCCTGAATGATGTCGCAGGCGCGACGAAACCGGGATAG
- the hemN gene encoding oxygen-independent coproporphyrinogen III oxidase gives MIVAASAVDLQVFRRYAGLSLPRHVSYPMPTWWQPLDQESIGALHERARDPHRGHGVSLYVHIPFCEQLCKFCACTRIIQRKTAPGAEERTERYLAALETELARMVDAIGRDRVVRQVHWGGGSPTYLSAEQIGRIQRRIGELYNIADDAEIAMEIDPRSCPPEKLVSIRSFGFNRVSLGVQDFDERVQEHVRRIQPLELVQSTVAKARELGFDSVNFDLIYGLPYQTTDSVRELVDRTIELSPDRIAFYHYAQIPDKIATQRGMDYTKLPDSEAKLAMFLVGLYRFQEAGYEFVGLDHFARPTEALSRAADDGTLQRNFQGMTTGGGLDLYGAGASSISHLMGIGFLQNVREVDDYVERIEGGTLPIHRGKPFTDDDLIRQGVLNQLYCAGEIRPAVIERVYGITFADYFARELGIMAELERDGLVSMEDSGVIRATVPLGRVLMRTIAAVFDAYLEADAYRVGDRNCFSANA, from the coding sequence ATGATCGTCGCCGCCAGCGCCGTTGATTTGCAGGTATTTCGTCGCTACGCGGGACTCTCGCTGCCACGGCATGTCTCGTACCCGATGCCGACCTGGTGGCAGCCGCTTGACCAGGAATCGATCGGTGCGTTGCACGAGCGAGCCCGCGATCCCCACCGTGGGCACGGTGTTTCGCTCTATGTGCACATTCCGTTCTGCGAGCAATTGTGCAAGTTCTGTGCATGCACACGCATCATCCAGCGCAAGACGGCTCCCGGTGCGGAAGAACGCACGGAGCGTTACCTCGCCGCGCTGGAGACGGAGCTGGCCCGAATGGTGGACGCCATCGGCCGGGACCGCGTCGTTCGCCAGGTTCACTGGGGCGGAGGCAGTCCGACGTACCTTTCGGCCGAGCAGATCGGTCGCATTCAGCGACGTATCGGCGAGCTTTACAATATTGCCGACGATGCCGAGATTGCAATGGAGATTGATCCGCGATCGTGCCCGCCGGAAAAGCTGGTGTCGATCCGCTCTTTCGGGTTCAACCGCGTCTCGCTGGGCGTGCAGGACTTCGACGAGCGAGTGCAGGAGCATGTGCGGCGGATTCAGCCGTTGGAGCTCGTGCAGTCCACGGTGGCGAAGGCTCGCGAACTCGGTTTCGATTCGGTCAACTTCGATCTGATCTACGGGCTGCCCTATCAGACGACGGACTCGGTACGGGAACTGGTCGATCGGACGATCGAGCTCTCTCCGGATCGGATCGCGTTTTACCACTATGCGCAAATCCCGGACAAGATCGCCACGCAGCGCGGCATGGATTACACCAAACTGCCCGACAGCGAGGCCAAGCTGGCGATGTTTCTCGTCGGGCTGTACCGGTTCCAGGAGGCGGGCTACGAGTTCGTGGGGCTGGACCACTTCGCCCGTCCGACGGAGGCCCTGTCTCGCGCGGCCGATGACGGCACGCTCCAACGCAATTTCCAGGGCATGACCACCGGCGGCGGGCTTGATTTGTACGGCGCCGGGGCTTCGTCGATCAGCCACCTGATGGGGATCGGCTTCCTCCAGAACGTACGCGAGGTGGATGATTACGTGGAGCGTATCGAAGGTGGCACGTTACCCATTCATCGTGGCAAGCCGTTCACGGACGATGACCTGATCCGCCAGGGCGTGCTCAACCAGCTCTACTGTGCCGGCGAGATCCGTCCGGCGGTGATCGAGCGTGTTTATGGGATCACCTTCGCGGACTACTTCGCCCGGGAACTGGGCATCATGGCCGAACTGGAGCGCGACGGACTGGTGAGCATGGAGGACAGCGGCGTGATCAGGGCGACGGTGCCCCTGGGGCGGGTGCTCATGCGAACCATCGCGGCCGTGTTCGACGCGTACCTGGAAGCCGACGCCTACCGCGTGGGCGATCGGAATTGTTTCTCGGCCAACGCTTAG
- the hemH gene encoding ferrochelatase → MSLNFTGESHPGAGRSEPSRRTGVLLVNLGTPDGPDVPSVRRYLAEFLSDPDVISLPRYLRWMNKPLGHMIARFRAPQSAEMYHKVWSEAGSPLSSITNEQVLRLAEKLPSGWRVYAGMRYGNPSIAATLRRIAEDGVDDLIVMPMYPQYSETTTGTALREMYRALERGRYGINVSTRNTWYDDGGYIHAQAGLIADYAQAHALVPEDTVLLFSAHGLPVAYVNRGDPYPRHIQRSIDLIREHLGWPEDRVRLGYQSRLGPVEWLRPATDDLLKELIGEGNQRILVCPISFTTDCLETLEEIDVRYREIVEAEGGDLYLCPALNAYGPFIDALKNLVTRGPRPVSSWGARNVPLLAKHASHVAERVENWIDTLVVVGVSLDNPMGSGCGPDVGHADPLQLHCVKKSQAEMPDLLRQICANGVVREGFVWNTCHRFEFYGWVDESRDMPEGDCLVARVRRALFNGGEHESLAVNVLVGAEAWHHLVRTVVGLNSGLPGDADIIEQLETAQRLAERTGTAGPLVRRLVSEAVRVERLLRRETVWGRFNPGYCYAALSKVAERKNLDFASIRTVVVGGSSTSRSVLSTLIQRFDVPSRHLTLVYRGHSGGQIKALRKAIQNGKRVRVHNYDERVVYDAIRAADMLVLGVDRDEPILHARDLRGLRDYAERPLTVLDFNTFGSTEGIEAIPGVRVIHAGELEELVGAFASDMCASESFRQAVDEAEHWIVDRIPEVDSPRIRPHACHEPLPRVRDEQQGSEWSAASQRWRKCVRCTKLRIGQEVDQLERSIS, encoded by the coding sequence ATGTCACTGAATTTCACGGGAGAGAGTCATCCCGGTGCGGGGCGGAGTGAGCCAAGCCGCCGGACCGGGGTTCTGCTGGTCAACCTGGGGACGCCGGATGGTCCGGACGTTCCGTCGGTTCGCCGGTACCTGGCCGAGTTCCTGAGCGATCCGGACGTCATCAGCCTGCCGCGCTACCTTCGGTGGATGAACAAGCCGCTGGGCCACATGATCGCGCGCTTTCGCGCGCCGCAATCGGCGGAGATGTACCACAAGGTCTGGAGCGAGGCTGGCTCGCCGCTTTCCTCGATCACGAATGAGCAAGTACTGCGCCTGGCGGAGAAGCTGCCGTCCGGCTGGCGGGTCTACGCGGGGATGCGTTACGGTAACCCGAGCATCGCCGCGACGCTGCGGCGGATTGCGGAGGACGGCGTGGATGATCTGATCGTCATGCCGATGTATCCTCAATACAGCGAGACGACCACCGGCACGGCGCTTCGCGAGATGTACCGCGCCCTGGAACGCGGGCGATACGGCATCAACGTCAGCACACGCAATACGTGGTACGACGACGGCGGCTACATCCACGCCCAAGCCGGGTTGATCGCCGATTATGCCCAGGCCCACGCGCTGGTGCCCGAGGACACCGTGCTGCTGTTTTCGGCGCACGGGCTGCCGGTTGCCTACGTCAACCGCGGCGATCCCTACCCGCGGCACATTCAGCGAAGCATCGACCTGATCCGGGAACATCTCGGATGGCCTGAGGACCGCGTGCGGCTGGGGTATCAAAGCCGCCTCGGTCCGGTGGAATGGCTCCGTCCCGCAACGGACGATCTGCTCAAGGAATTGATCGGTGAGGGGAATCAGCGCATCCTGGTGTGTCCGATCAGTTTTACGACGGACTGCCTGGAGACGCTGGAGGAGATTGACGTCCGCTACCGCGAGATCGTGGAGGCGGAAGGCGGAGATCTTTATCTTTGTCCGGCGTTGAACGCTTACGGCCCCTTCATCGATGCGCTCAAGAATCTCGTTACGCGCGGGCCAAGACCCGTTTCCTCCTGGGGCGCGCGGAACGTCCCGCTGCTGGCCAAGCACGCGTCGCACGTCGCTGAGAGAGTCGAGAACTGGATTGATACGCTGGTCGTGGTCGGCGTGTCATTGGACAACCCGATGGGGTCAGGCTGCGGGCCGGATGTCGGTCATGCCGATCCTCTGCAGTTACACTGTGTGAAGAAATCGCAAGCCGAGATGCCGGATCTGCTGCGGCAGATCTGTGCCAACGGCGTGGTTCGCGAGGGCTTCGTCTGGAACACGTGCCACCGGTTCGAGTTCTACGGCTGGGTCGACGAATCCAGGGACATGCCCGAGGGCGACTGCCTCGTGGCGCGGGTGCGACGGGCGCTGTTCAACGGGGGGGAACACGAGTCCCTGGCCGTCAACGTGCTTGTGGGGGCCGAGGCGTGGCATCACCTGGTGCGAACCGTGGTCGGCCTGAACAGTGGCCTCCCGGGCGACGCCGACATCATCGAGCAGCTCGAAACGGCCCAACGTCTGGCTGAGAGGACGGGAACCGCCGGTCCGCTTGTGCGCCGACTGGTGAGCGAAGCCGTGCGCGTCGAGCGGCTCCTGCGCCGCGAGACGGTCTGGGGACGCTTCAATCCGGGCTACTGTTACGCGGCGCTGTCCAAGGTCGCAGAGCGGAAGAATCTCGACTTCGCGTCCATCCGTACGGTTGTCGTCGGCGGGTCCTCGACGTCGCGATCGGTCCTGAGCACGCTGATCCAGCGTTTCGATGTTCCCAGCAGGCATCTCACTCTCGTGTATCGCGGGCATTCCGGCGGGCAGATCAAGGCGTTGCGCAAAGCCATCCAGAACGGCAAGCGGGTCCGCGTTCACAACTATGACGAGCGCGTGGTCTACGATGCCATCCGCGCGGCCGACATGCTCGTACTCGGCGTCGACCGTGACGAGCCCATCCTGCACGCGCGCGATCTTCGAGGTCTGCGTGATTACGCCGAGCGTCCCCTGACGGTGCTGGATTTTAACACCTTCGGATCTACGGAAGGAATCGAGGCTATTCCCGGGGTGCGCGTCATTCACGCCGGTGAGCTGGAGGAACTCGTTGGCGCATTCGCTTCAGACATGTGCGCCAGTGAGTCCTTCCGCCAAGCCGTGGACGAAGCCGAGCACTGGATCGTTGATCGCATTCCCGAGGTGGATTCCCCGCGTATTCGCCCGCACGCCTGCCACGAGCCGCTCCCGCGCGTCCGTGACGAGCAACAGGGGAGCGAATGGAGCGCGGCGTCGCAGCGCTGGCGCAAGTGCGTACGGTGCACGAAACTGCGCATCGGCCAGGAGGTCGATCAACTGGAAAGGAGCATTTCATGA